A single genomic interval of Malania oleifera isolate guangnan ecotype guangnan chromosome 11, ASM2987363v1, whole genome shotgun sequence harbors:
- the LOC131167960 gene encoding protein BUD31 homolog 2-like, translating to MPKVKTNHIKYPEGWELIEPTLRELQAKMREAENDPHDGKRKCETLWPIFKVAHQKSRYIFDLYHPRKEISKELYEFCMEQGYADRNLIAKWKKPGYERLCCLRCMQPRDHNFATTCVCRVPKHLREEKVIECVHCGCRGCASGD from the exons ATGCCCAAGGTGAAGACTAATCACATCAAATATCCTGAGGGATGGGAACTAATTGAGCCTACTCTCCGTGAACTACAGGCGAAGATGAGAGAAG CTGAGAATGATCCACACGATGGTAAGAGAAAATGTGAGACACTATGGCCTATTTTTAAGGTAGCGCATCAAAAGAGCCGCTACATTTTTGATCTGTACCACCCGAGGAAGGAAATATCGAAGGAATTGTATGAGTTCTGCATGGAACAAGGCTATGCTGACCGCAATCTAATCGCTAAGTGGAAGAAg CCAGGTTATGAGCGCCTTTGTTGCCTAAGATGCATGCAGCCACGGGATCACAACTTTGCCACTACTTGTGTGTGTCGGGTTCCCAAGCACCTGAGGGAGGAGAAGGTTATAGAATGTGTACATTGCGGTTGCAGGGGTTGTGCTAGTGGAGATTGA